The sequence GTCGAGGACGAGGCCGAGGAGGCGGAGGCCGCCCGGGTTCCGCACCAGCGGCAGGCCGTGCCGGCCGCCGGGGCTCCCGACCTTCGGGTGGTGGGGAAGCGCGGTTCCGTCGAGAACGAGCCCTCGGACGACGCGGGTGCGGGTGCGCTGCTGGAGGTCGTCGGCCGGCTGGTGCACCGGGCGCGGGAGGCCGGTGAACTGCGTGGCGATGTCACGGTGGCCGATGTGCTGCTGGTGATAGCGACGGCGGCGCCCGCGCTGCCGGACCCGGCGCAGCAGGCGGCGGCCTCGACGCGGCTGCTCGACATCCTGCTCGAAGGGCTGCGGTCCCGGACGGTGTGACCTCGGCGGGTGTCGGCGAGGGCCCGGTAGGGCGATTCGCCGGAATGTGCCCGGATGAGTGGATGGCGCGCAGAGGGGTTCGGCGCCCGTCCCCCGTGTGACACGCTTGCCCGGTGTACCGGTTGAGTGTGTCGTGCGGGAGTCTCCGCGATGAGCGTTGACGGTCGGGAAGAGCCACGCGGTGGCGGCGGCAGCGAGGTGGAGGCGGGTAGTTCGCCCGCCCGACAGGTGCCGGCCCAGCGCGACCCGGGCGGGCGGCACCTACGCCCCTCGGGCTCTTCCGGACCGGCAGGCACCGGGGGCGAGCTGCCGCTGTCCGACGGGGACTTGATCGCCCGGATGCGGGGCGGTGACGACGGTGCGTACGAGGAGCTGTTCCGTCGGCACGCCGATTCCGTGCGCCGCTACGCGCGGTCCTGCTGTCGGGACGCGCACACCGCCGACGACCTGACCGCCGAGGTGTTCGCGCGGACCCTGCAGGCGGTACGGGGCGGGGCAGGGCCGGACCAGTCGGTGCGGGCCTATCTGCTGACCACTGTGCGCAGGGTCGCCGCGGCCTGGGCGAAGACCGCCAAGCGGGAGCAACTCGTCGAGGACTTCGCCGTCTTCGCCGAGCAGGCCTCCACAGGTACGGAGGGCGGGGCCACCACACTGTCCGGGCTCTCGGGCTTCTCCGGCGGCGACACGCTCGAACTGGGCGCGGACGTACGGGCGATGCACGAGGCCGAGCGGTCGCTGGCCGTGCAGGCCTTCCGCAGCCTGCCCGAGCGGTGGCAGGCCGTGCTGTGGCACACCACCGTCGAGGAGGCGTCGCCGAGTGCGATCGCGCCGCTGTTCGGTCTGAGCGCCAACGCCACCGCCGTGCTGGCCAGTCGGGCCCGGGAGGGGCTCAAGCAGGCGTATCTGCAGGCCCATGTGAGTTCGGCGTTGAGCGAGGGCGGCGACTGCGCGCGGTACGCGGACCGGCTGGGCGCCTACGCGCGGGGCGGGCTGCGGATGCGGGCGGAGCGGGGGCTGCGCAAGCACCTGGAGGAGTGCGTGAAGTGCCGGCTGGCCGCCGGGGAGCTCCAGGATGTCAACGCGGGCATTCCGGCGCTGCTGCCGGTCGCGGTCATCGGGTGGTTCGCCGCCGGGTACGCGGGCAAGGCCGCCGGGGTGCTGGCCGGTGGAGCCGTCGCCGCGGGCGGGGCCGGGGCGGCCGCTGCCGTTGCCGGCGCCGGCGGGTCGACCGCGGGGGCCGGGACGGCCGGGGCCACGAGCGGCGCCGCCGGAGCCGGTGCCGGGGGTGGCGCTGCCGGGGGCGGAGCCGGGGGGGCCGTGGCCGCCGAAGGGCTCGGGCTGCCGGCCAAGGCGGCCATCGCCGCCGGGATCGCGGTGGCCGCGGCCGCCGGGGTGGTGTTCGCGCTGGCCGGGGACGACACCGAGCCGAGGCCCCGGGCGCATGCCGCGCCCAGTGCGGCGGCGCCCGCCGTGCCGTCGGTGCCGAAGGCTCCCGCGCCGTCCCCGGCGCCTGCCGAGCCGGATCCGCCCGCGCAGGAACCGCCGGCCGCGCGGAGCACCGTGGCTCCGCGGCCCGGACCGACGCCCTCGGTGGCGGCCTCGACCGCTCCCGCTCCGACGCCCTCCGCGTCACCGTCGCCCTCCGCCGGCCGGGAGAAGGCCTCGCCCACGCCGTCGCCGCAGCTGCC comes from Streptomyces virginiae and encodes:
- a CDS encoding sigma-70 family RNA polymerase sigma factor, producing the protein MSVDGREEPRGGGGSEVEAGSSPARQVPAQRDPGGRHLRPSGSSGPAGTGGELPLSDGDLIARMRGGDDGAYEELFRRHADSVRRYARSCCRDAHTADDLTAEVFARTLQAVRGGAGPDQSVRAYLLTTVRRVAAAWAKTAKREQLVEDFAVFAEQASTGTEGGATTLSGLSGFSGGDTLELGADVRAMHEAERSLAVQAFRSLPERWQAVLWHTTVEEASPSAIAPLFGLSANATAVLASRAREGLKQAYLQAHVSSALSEGGDCARYADRLGAYARGGLRMRAERGLRKHLEECVKCRLAAGELQDVNAGIPALLPVAVIGWFAAGYAGKAAGVLAGGAVAAGGAGAAAAVAGAGGSTAGAGTAGATSGAAGAGAGGGAAGGGAGGAVAAEGLGLPAKAAIAAGIAVAAAAGVVFALAGDDTEPRPRAHAAPSAAAPAVPSVPKAPAPSPAPAEPDPPAQEPPAARSTVAPRPGPTPSVAASTAPAPTPSASPSPSAGREKASPTPSPQLPSPKPTPPPAPKPSQGFQLAGLPHSVHGDHTGPEVATWRSGWVWQRRGLEVGGRRFAHGITVNSRSSVEITLNRQCTTFSAQAGVDGLSLFTDGAVRFSVYADGERLWQSAALGHEDPPAAVQVPLTGRKTLRLMVERAGPGSLPTLASWADAVLSCR